A genomic stretch from Thermomonospora umbrina includes:
- a CDS encoding nucleotidyltransferase family protein has translation MTDGGSSAGEETLLTSLKRAAGAMKEAGVGFALAGGFAAYARGAAISTHDVDFVVRERDLQAALDALTGAGMRRRECPEDWLEKVYDDDRLIDLIFRPSGRAVDDGMLARADELSVAAVNMPVLPADDLVVMRLLAYSETACDFSDFLHVCRALREQVDWPKVAKETEHSPYAYAFLTLLDRLDVIEGGFL, from the coding sequence ATGACGGATGGGGGATCGTCGGCCGGTGAGGAGACCCTGCTCACCAGTCTGAAGCGGGCGGCCGGCGCGATGAAGGAGGCCGGCGTGGGGTTCGCGCTCGCCGGTGGGTTCGCCGCGTACGCGCGGGGGGCCGCGATCTCCACGCACGACGTCGACTTCGTCGTTCGCGAACGGGATCTGCAGGCGGCGCTCGACGCGCTGACCGGGGCGGGGATGCGGCGGCGGGAGTGCCCCGAGGACTGGCTCGAGAAGGTGTACGACGACGACCGGCTGATCGACCTGATCTTCCGGCCGTCCGGGCGGGCGGTCGACGACGGGATGCTGGCCAGGGCCGACGAGCTGTCGGTGGCGGCGGTGAACATGCCGGTGCTGCCCGCCGACGACCTGGTGGTGATGCGGCTGCTGGCGTACAGCGAGACCGCGTGCGACTTCAGCGACTTCCTCCATGTCTGCCGGGCGCTGCGCGAACAGGTGGACTGGCCGAAAGTGGCCAAGGAGACGGAGCACTCGCCCTACGCGTACGCCTTCCTCACCCTGCTGGACCGGCTGGACGTGATCGAAGGAGGCTTCCTGTGA
- a CDS encoding SCO5389 family protein encodes MSLTVGDRLLESARRGEVPEDEFVACVRDSLPYAWEVIGDVAARSHGTDDGFADNQVPPPDETARGQLLRALASDAMRGALERHFGVRLAFQNCHRVAAFAPHGPDHAERYARFTSPRAQLLNQSPDLVDC; translated from the coding sequence ATGTCCTTGACGGTCGGCGACCGGCTGCTGGAGAGCGCCCGCCGAGGGGAGGTGCCCGAGGACGAGTTCGTGGCCTGCGTGCGCGACTCCCTCCCGTACGCCTGGGAGGTGATCGGCGACGTGGCCGCCCGCTCCCACGGGACGGACGACGGCTTCGCCGACAACCAGGTGCCGCCCCCGGACGAGACCGCCCGGGGTCAACTCCTGCGCGCCCTGGCCAGCGACGCGATGCGGGGCGCCCTGGAACGGCACTTCGGAGTCCGCCTGGCCTTCCAGAACTGCCACCGCGTTGCCGCCTTCGCCCCGCACGGCCCCGACCACGCCGAGCGCTACGCGAGGTTCACCTCGCCCCGCGCCCAACTGCTCAACCAGTCCCCGGACCTCGTGGACTGCTGA
- a CDS encoding YiaA/YiaB family inner membrane protein — protein sequence MNALQQLKGSTAFFIQSTISFAVATVGVGLGIAYLPAPLWIRAFLALGMLYVITSTFTLAKVIRDRQEATAMLNRPEQPGLQSPLPPNAPYVDASGGAWG from the coding sequence ATGAACGCTCTCCAGCAGCTCAAGGGATCCACGGCCTTCTTCATCCAGTCCACGATCTCGTTCGCCGTCGCGACCGTCGGCGTCGGACTCGGGATCGCCTACCTGCCCGCGCCGCTCTGGATTCGGGCCTTCCTCGCGCTCGGCATGCTGTACGTCATCACCTCGACGTTCACGCTGGCCAAGGTCATCCGGGACCGCCAGGAGGCCACCGCCATGCTGAACCGCCCGGAACAGCCCGGACTGCAGTCCCCGCTCCCGCCGAACGCCCCCTATGTCGACGCCTCCGGAGGCGCCTGGGGGTGA
- a CDS encoding C40 family peptidase, whose product MAPLKPVAAPTAPTPVDVAPAPLRTKLTRAQKQRRRASTAVKYAYKQIGDPYRYGATGPGSWDCSGLAGGSWRKAGVKLPRTTYAIYGAVKHKVRYSKLKPGDLLFFYGGRSHMGIYVGKGYMIHAPSSGKRVQKVKLSSYYKGQFNGAVRPGL is encoded by the coding sequence GTGGCCCCCCTGAAGCCCGTTGCAGCGCCCACCGCGCCGACCCCCGTCGACGTCGCCCCGGCCCCCCTGCGCACCAAGCTCACCAGGGCCCAAAAGCAGCGCCGACGCGCCTCCACCGCGGTCAAGTACGCCTACAAGCAGATCGGCGACCCGTACCGCTACGGCGCCACCGGCCCCGGCTCCTGGGACTGCTCCGGCCTCGCCGGCGGCTCCTGGCGCAAGGCCGGCGTCAAGCTCCCGCGGACCACGTACGCCATCTACGGCGCCGTGAAGCACAAGGTCAGGTACAGCAAGCTCAAGCCCGGCGACCTCCTCTTCTTCTACGGCGGTCGCAGCCACATGGGCATCTACGTGGGCAAGGGCTACATGATCCACGCCCCCAGCTCCGGGAAGCGCGTCCAGAAGGTCAAGCTGAGCTCCTACTACAAGGGCCAGTTCAACGGGGCCGTCCGCCCCGGCCTCTGA
- a CDS encoding tyrosine-type recombinase/integrase yields the protein MAQGKRKPNGRSSIYFSKSDGLWHGWVTMGVKPDGSPDRRHRKAKTEPEVTRKVRDLEAKRDAGKTSKPGRVPTVAEWMTTWLDTIAARKVDQSTMDSTYRPKVTRWIIPRLGKHRLDQLRPEHLDAFYTDLEKEGLAPNTVLQIHRILSRALKVATQREVITRNVCTLVDAPQAEDAEVQPLTVEQARRLLALVEQQRNGTRWSVAVSLGLRQGEALGLRWKYVDLDRGVIKVHWQLKRSTYRHGCDDPHACGERLHRYPCPKDCPKAKRTAGRRHICLAQCPSRCKKHNGNCPKLCAPDCQEHAPSCPLRVGGWKFARPKGKRKREVPIPRQLVPLLKKQKEMQDAERKSASDGWEEWDLVWCRPDGRPYDRRADWGTWKNLLRAAGIDADAHRLHDARHTAGTLLGEQGVDIHVIQRILGHAQLSTTRRYTQPTDGLTTAAVGRMGDALWA from the coding sequence ATGGCACAGGGAAAGCGCAAGCCCAACGGCCGATCTTCCATCTACTTCAGCAAGTCGGACGGGCTCTGGCACGGTTGGGTGACCATGGGCGTCAAGCCCGATGGTTCACCCGACCGGCGGCACCGTAAGGCCAAAACGGAGCCCGAGGTCACCCGCAAAGTCCGGGATCTGGAGGCCAAGCGGGACGCCGGAAAGACCAGCAAGCCGGGGCGGGTACCGACCGTCGCCGAGTGGATGACGACGTGGCTGGACACGATCGCGGCCCGCAAGGTCGACCAGTCCACCATGGACAGCACCTACCGCCCGAAGGTCACACGGTGGATCATCCCCCGGCTGGGCAAGCACCGCCTCGACCAGTTGCGCCCGGAACACCTGGACGCCTTCTACACCGATCTGGAGAAGGAGGGCCTCGCGCCCAACACCGTGCTCCAGATTCACCGCATCCTGTCGCGGGCACTCAAGGTCGCCACACAGCGCGAGGTCATCACGCGCAATGTCTGCACCCTCGTGGACGCGCCGCAAGCCGAGGACGCCGAAGTCCAGCCGCTGACGGTCGAGCAGGCCCGCCGGCTCCTGGCGCTGGTCGAGCAGCAGCGCAACGGCACGCGATGGTCGGTCGCCGTGTCGCTGGGGCTTCGCCAGGGTGAGGCGCTGGGGCTCCGGTGGAAGTACGTCGATCTGGACCGGGGAGTCATCAAGGTCCACTGGCAACTCAAGCGGTCGACGTACCGGCACGGCTGCGACGACCCGCATGCGTGCGGTGAACGGCTGCACCGTTACCCGTGCCCGAAGGACTGCCCAAAGGCGAAGCGGACCGCCGGACGGCGTCATATCTGCCTCGCACAGTGCCCATCGAGGTGCAAGAAGCACAACGGCAACTGCCCGAAGCTCTGCGCTCCTGACTGCCAGGAGCATGCTCCCTCGTGCCCGCTACGCGTCGGGGGATGGAAATTCGCCCGCCCCAAGGGCAAGCGCAAGCGAGAGGTGCCCATCCCGCGCCAGCTCGTGCCGCTCCTCAAGAAGCAGAAGGAGATGCAGGACGCCGAGCGGAAATCAGCAAGCGACGGCTGGGAGGAATGGGACCTGGTCTGGTGTCGCCCGGATGGACGACCCTACGACCGCCGGGCCGACTGGGGAACGTGGAAAAACCTGCTGCGGGCCGCCGGGATCGATGCCGACGCTCACCGGCTTCACGACGCCCGGCATACCGCCGGGACGCTGCTGGGGGAGCAGGGAGTGGACATCCACGTGATCCAGCGCATCCTGGGACACGCTCAGCTCAGCACGACCCGTCGCTACACCCAGCCCACCGACGGGCTCACCACCGCTGCCGTGGGGCGCATGGGGGATGCGCTCTGGGCATGA
- a CDS encoding helix-turn-helix domain-containing protein, whose product MQTVTASGESPDKALYRIPDVVEILSLSRTVVYQLVNDGRLRSVKQGRTRLIPASAIAEYVALLEQEAEEAA is encoded by the coding sequence ATGCAGACCGTGACCGCGTCTGGGGAGAGCCCGGACAAGGCTCTGTACCGCATTCCCGATGTCGTGGAGATCCTGTCCCTGAGCCGGACCGTCGTCTACCAACTGGTCAACGACGGCCGTCTGCGCTCGGTCAAGCAGGGACGTACGCGGCTCATCCCCGCGTCGGCCATCGCCGAATACGTCGCGCTGCTGGAGCAGGAAGCGGAAGAGGCCGCCTGA
- a CDS encoding DUF3631 domain-containing protein: MNAQPADHDGAALLDALLAALTRYVILPNEHTAHAVVLWVAATHAQPAWAHAPRLVIRAPEKRCGKSRLLDVVEATCHDPFITVNSSTAAVYRSISEDPPTMLVDEADTIFGPKADGNEDLRGLLNAGHQRNRPAKRYDANTGRVESIPTFAMAALAGIGAMPDTIEDRAVIARMRRRAPGETVAPFRHKRDRPALRQLAADLHQWLRADLEILEVAEPAMPVEDRAADTWEPLVVIADHAGGHWPERARAAALALTADADDNRETSTRLRLLTDCRAAFGADTALPTAALLERLKADPEAPWHDYGPNGLTAMKLGTLLREYDIRSTTIRFPQPIGQAKGYQREAFTDAWARYCPPDDNPAPPTTDATVLTLPGVAVPAVPDVPPQVSPGTA, encoded by the coding sequence ATGAACGCCCAGCCCGCCGACCACGATGGCGCCGCCCTCCTGGACGCGCTCCTGGCAGCCCTGACGCGGTACGTGATCCTGCCCAACGAGCACACCGCCCACGCTGTGGTTCTGTGGGTGGCCGCGACCCACGCTCAGCCCGCTTGGGCGCACGCGCCGCGGCTGGTGATCCGGGCACCGGAGAAGCGATGCGGAAAATCCCGGCTGCTGGACGTCGTCGAGGCGACTTGCCACGACCCGTTCATCACCGTCAACAGCAGCACCGCAGCGGTCTACCGCTCCATTTCCGAAGACCCGCCCACCATGCTCGTGGACGAAGCCGACACCATCTTCGGCCCCAAAGCAGACGGCAACGAGGATCTGCGAGGGCTGCTCAACGCCGGACACCAGCGCAACCGGCCCGCCAAGCGCTACGACGCCAACACCGGCCGCGTCGAATCCATCCCCACCTTCGCCATGGCCGCACTCGCAGGCATCGGCGCCATGCCCGACACCATCGAAGACCGCGCCGTCATCGCCCGCATGCGCCGACGCGCTCCCGGCGAAACTGTCGCGCCCTTCCGGCACAAGCGCGACCGCCCCGCCCTCCGCCAGCTCGCGGCCGACCTCCACCAGTGGCTGCGCGCCGACCTGGAAATTCTGGAGGTTGCAGAGCCTGCCATGCCCGTCGAGGACCGCGCCGCCGACACCTGGGAACCCCTCGTCGTCATCGCCGACCATGCCGGAGGGCACTGGCCCGAACGTGCCCGCGCTGCCGCACTCGCCCTTACCGCCGACGCCGACGACAACCGCGAGACCTCCACCCGGCTTCGGCTGCTGACCGACTGCCGGGCCGCGTTCGGCGCAGACACCGCCCTGCCCACTGCCGCCTTGCTGGAGCGCCTCAAGGCCGATCCCGAAGCCCCATGGCACGACTACGGCCCCAACGGACTTACCGCAATGAAACTCGGCACCTTGCTTCGCGAATACGACATCCGATCGACCACCATCCGATTCCCGCAGCCGATCGGGCAGGCCAAGGGCTACCAGCGCGAAGCGTTCACCGACGCATGGGCGCGCTACTGCCCACCCGACGACAACCCCGCACCGCCCACCACAGACGCCACCGTGCTCACCCTGCCCGGCGTAGCCGTACCAGCCGTACCAGACGTCCCACCGCAGGTCAGCCCCGGTACGGCTTGA